One part of the Algibacter sp. L1A34 genome encodes these proteins:
- a CDS encoding T9SS type A sorting domain-containing protein — protein MKTKLFLSSLLTLCIGSFASSSQTFDKVWMDYGNSEFYGSIINIASQDASGSTLFYDYTSDSPAVPLPTGAANQTAFKYVKASTVATSGFPSFTVQLNGNLDDTAVTATIDINVKVTLYIVADPDGSTGVDLSAMTNNGSDMKFTLQLKDSDGVASTRTSARPLGATIDFNTGWQELDFKVQIRTQDATNLNQYDQATLLLGNTALDGVSGLKFYTDGTNFLDEDVSIYVSSIVSDTALDANGVVLSTNNDINKAESLLFYPNPVEDKIFLSDNVESVKIFNTIGSLVKESNVKQIDISSFSKGVYLIDMESENGQKTVKRFVKK, from the coding sequence ATGAAAACAAAATTATTTTTAAGCAGTCTATTAACTTTATGTATTGGTTCGTTTGCTTCGAGTTCACAAACTTTTGATAAAGTTTGGATGGATTATGGAAACTCAGAATTTTATGGGTCTATAATTAATATTGCATCTCAAGATGCATCAGGATCTACTCTATTTTATGATTACACTTCAGACTCGCCTGCGGTTCCTCTACCTACAGGTGCTGCAAACCAGACAGCATTTAAATATGTGAAAGCTAGTACAGTTGCAACTTCAGGATTCCCAAGCTTTACAGTTCAGCTTAATGGGAATTTAGACGATACTGCAGTTACTGCTACAATTGATATTAATGTAAAGGTTACTCTATACATAGTTGCAGATCCAGATGGTAGTACAGGAGTAGATTTGTCTGCTATGACTAATAATGGATCTGACATGAAGTTTACATTGCAATTAAAAGATTCTGATGGAGTAGCTAGTACAAGAACAAGTGCAAGACCTTTAGGTGCTACAATTGATTTTAACACGGGGTGGCAAGAGTTAGATTTTAAGGTTCAAATTAGAACTCAAGATGCTACAAATTTAAACCAGTACGATCAAGCGACACTTCTTTTAGGTAATACGGCATTAGATGGAGTAAGTGGTTTAAAGTTTTACACAGATGGTACTAACTTTTTAGATGAAGATGTTTCTATTTATGTTAGTAGTATAGTATCTGATACTGCCTTAGATGCAAATGGTGTAGTATTATCTACTAATAACGATATTAATAAAGCTGAGTCACTTTTGTTTTATCCTAACCCAGTAGAGGATAAAATATTTTTATCTGATAATGTAGAATCGGTTAAAATTTTTAATACAATAGGTTCTCTAGTTAAAGAGTCTAATGTAAAGCAAATAGATATAAGTAGTTTTTCTAAAGGTGTTTATCTTATTGATATGGAATCAGAAAATGGTCAAAAAACGGTTAAGCGTTTTGTGAAAAAATAA
- a CDS encoding hybrid sensor histidine kinase/response regulator transcription factor, producing MTIALKHIKPILLIICICFSLSGSCILSAQNFEKFSNKEGFNQNTVITITKDRYGLLWFGTPNGLIKYDGYDFTTYTTQSKSDGSISSNYITHLYNDPSGLLWIGTKQGINVYVPWLEKFHTIPIDSKLNISHISSGPNGAIWFSGENKLYACNIEDVINGVFKVSNISLDAYTNIATIKQFSFTDNNALLLATSKGLKEAFFSKESTGINSRIEKIIDFEKFHNYNISTIKNIKDMLWIGTFDGLFKTSFKNSRIQIIRKYDIGDIKSPIRINTIFEDNNDIVWVGTEKHGLLKYLEKEDRFLNYLHTQKNENGLSSNIINALYQDNYNVLWIGTGQGGINKLDIAQKQFINYSKNPFDKHSISDNLINSILEDSKGKLWISTYNKDLFRSTEIINDKTVNNIKFENVLNQNSLKEDSDIITNIYEDKAGYIWFATDSNIMVYNPLKNNFKHVDFKHNGKIIPKQLYHIIHQIDENHLLFAGNQITIVENPWTSIKNKTDPELEVKSILDFDYKIVFQTLIIDKHKKLWFGTNKGLLYGTFDGEKINIENQISDEGNNRLKLSYSTVFSLYDDPKGNIWVGTFGGGLNKITLDDTGTPIKIDYFRKNDILPDDAIYGILPENDTNLWLSTDMGLVKFNTETTKTNVYDVRDDGLAQNNFRKGAYFKGSSGYFYFGGLNGLTLFKPKNIQLNTTPPKIIITALLVNNKVIKIGEKLDDNVVLNKSISETESISISQNEHIVAFQLVAEHTSTPSKNKLAYRLKGFYDTWIEDPNGKTTATYTNLSAGDYVFQVKASNGDGVWSNEIKSLAVVILPPWYQTWWSYLLFVLLTVLICAGIIIYFVQHEKLKQRLKYEQLDKERLDTINQGKFRYFTNISHEFRTPLTLISGPLEHIISINKDSEKTKYLAIIQKNTKRLLSLVDQLITFRKAEQGYLDLNFSQNTLGGFIYPTTEAFENYATEKNINFFYKVNSPNEYIVIDTEKVERILFNLLSNAFKNTPANGNISIESDIIHKNGTKMIQIDVIDNGKGIPAEDLDNIFERFYQLGNNENKLSGGGIGLAFCKSLINLFEGDISVKSEPFKETRFTVLIPIGNIEDYNNIEVNTTTKSFIKDWVPLSTEYKNETLNDELKEHHLLIVEDEEDVQNFLTSTLSRTYSITLANNGLEGLEKIKLREPTLVISDVMMPEMDGFAFCEKIKSNTETCHIPVLLLTALGTNEDIIKGLEFGADEYLSKPFSIKVLKLRIKKLIENHIRIKEHFKKNSSIPKKGIELSTRDKAFLSDIIEVIEGNISDTNFGVVELSAKMNLSTSHFYKRLKQLTGQIPNAYLRNFRLQRAAELLNKNDGANINEVMYQIGISSKSYFSTSFKKLHGVTPSEYSKKS from the coding sequence ATGACTATAGCTCTAAAACATATCAAACCAATTTTATTAATTATTTGCATATGTTTTAGTTTATCTGGTTCATGTATTTTAAGCGCTCAAAATTTTGAAAAGTTTTCGAATAAAGAAGGGTTTAATCAAAATACGGTAATTACAATAACCAAAGACCGTTATGGTTTATTATGGTTTGGCACTCCTAATGGCCTTATAAAATATGACGGGTACGACTTTACAACTTATACCACGCAAAGCAAAAGCGACGGGAGCATATCAAGTAATTACATTACACATTTATATAATGATCCTTCTGGTTTATTATGGATAGGTACCAAACAAGGAATAAATGTATATGTGCCCTGGCTTGAAAAATTTCATACCATACCTATAGATTCTAAATTAAACATTAGCCATATTAGCTCTGGTCCTAATGGAGCAATTTGGTTCTCGGGCGAAAATAAATTATATGCTTGCAATATTGAAGATGTTATTAATGGCGTTTTTAAAGTATCAAATATTTCTTTAGATGCTTACACCAACATAGCTACTATAAAACAATTCAGTTTTACGGATAACAACGCACTGCTCTTAGCTACTTCTAAAGGTCTTAAAGAAGCTTTTTTCAGTAAGGAATCAACAGGTATTAATTCAAGAATTGAAAAAATAATTGATTTTGAAAAATTTCATAATTACAATATTTCTACAATAAAAAACATAAAAGACATGCTTTGGATAGGGACCTTTGATGGTTTATTCAAAACAAGTTTTAAAAATAGTCGCATACAAATTATTCGTAAATATGATATTGGTGATATCAAATCGCCTATAAGAATAAATACTATTTTTGAAGATAACAATGATATTGTTTGGGTTGGAACAGAAAAACATGGTCTTTTAAAATATCTAGAAAAAGAAGACAGGTTTTTAAACTATTTACATACTCAGAAAAATGAAAATGGACTGAGCAGTAATATTATCAATGCCCTTTATCAAGACAATTATAATGTTTTATGGATTGGAACAGGGCAAGGAGGTATTAATAAATTGGACATTGCTCAAAAGCAATTTATTAACTATTCAAAAAACCCATTTGACAAACACTCCATCTCTGATAATTTAATAAATTCCATTTTGGAAGATAGTAAAGGTAAATTATGGATCTCCACATATAATAAAGACTTATTTAGAAGTACTGAAATAATCAATGATAAAACCGTAAACAACATTAAGTTTGAAAATGTATTAAATCAAAATAGTTTAAAAGAAGACTCTGATATAATAACAAATATATATGAAGACAAAGCAGGATATATCTGGTTTGCTACAGATTCAAATATAATGGTTTACAATCCTTTAAAAAACAATTTTAAACATGTTGATTTTAAACATAACGGAAAAATAATTCCTAAACAATTATACCATATTATCCACCAAATAGATGAGAACCATTTACTTTTTGCAGGTAATCAAATTACAATAGTAGAAAATCCATGGACTAGCATAAAAAATAAAACAGATCCTGAATTAGAAGTTAAAAGCATTTTAGATTTTGATTATAAAATTGTATTTCAGACCCTAATAATAGACAAACATAAAAAACTATGGTTCGGCACCAATAAAGGTTTGCTGTATGGAACTTTTGATGGAGAAAAAATCAATATTGAGAATCAAATTTCTGATGAAGGAAATAACAGATTGAAATTAAGCTACTCAACTGTTTTCTCACTCTATGATGACCCTAAGGGCAATATTTGGGTTGGTACATTTGGTGGTGGGTTAAATAAAATAACTTTAGATGATACTGGTACGCCAATTAAAATAGATTATTTCAGGAAAAACGATATTTTACCAGATGATGCCATTTATGGTATTTTACCAGAAAACGACACCAACCTATGGCTTAGTACAGATATGGGATTAGTTAAATTTAATACTGAGACTACTAAAACAAATGTTTACGATGTAAGAGACGATGGTTTAGCTCAAAACAATTTTAGAAAAGGTGCATATTTTAAAGGTTCATCTGGCTATTTTTATTTTGGAGGATTAAATGGTTTAACACTTTTTAAACCTAAAAATATTCAATTAAACACCACGCCTCCAAAAATAATAATCACGGCTTTACTTGTAAATAATAAAGTAATAAAAATTGGTGAGAAGCTTGATGATAATGTTGTTCTAAATAAGTCCATTTCAGAAACAGAAAGCATTTCTATAAGCCAAAACGAACACATTGTTGCTTTTCAATTGGTAGCAGAACACACCTCTACGCCATCGAAAAATAAATTAGCTTACAGACTAAAGGGGTTTTACGATACTTGGATTGAAGATCCAAACGGAAAAACTACAGCAACCTATACTAATCTTTCTGCGGGCGATTATGTGTTTCAGGTAAAAGCCTCAAACGGTGATGGTGTTTGGAGCAACGAAATAAAGAGCTTAGCTGTTGTAATTTTACCACCATGGTATCAAACTTGGTGGAGTTATTTGCTTTTTGTTTTACTAACCGTTTTAATATGTGCTGGTATTATTATTTATTTTGTTCAGCATGAAAAGCTAAAACAGCGCTTAAAATATGAACAACTCGACAAAGAACGATTGGACACCATAAACCAAGGGAAATTTAGATATTTTACCAATATATCACATGAATTTAGAACACCACTTACGTTAATTTCAGGACCGTTAGAACATATAATTTCCATTAATAAAGATTCCGAAAAGACTAAGTATTTAGCTATTATTCAAAAGAATACCAAACGGCTACTTAGTTTAGTAGATCAATTAATAACCTTTAGAAAAGCAGAGCAAGGTTATTTAGACTTAAATTTTAGTCAGAATACTTTAGGAGGTTTTATATACCCAACTACAGAAGCATTTGAAAATTATGCTACCGAAAAAAACATAAATTTCTTTTACAAAGTTAATTCGCCTAATGAATACATTGTAATAGACACAGAAAAAGTAGAACGAATCCTTTTCAATTTACTATCCAACGCCTTTAAAAATACACCTGCCAACGGAAACATTAGTATCGAATCTGATATCATTCATAAAAACGGAACAAAAATGATACAAATAGATGTTATAGACAATGGTAAAGGGATACCTGCAGAAGATTTGGATAATATTTTCGAAAGATTTTACCAATTAGGAAATAATGAAAATAAATTAAGTGGAGGTGGAATAGGTCTTGCATTTTGTAAATCGCTTATCAATTTATTTGAAGGAGATATTTCTGTAAAAAGTGAACCTTTTAAAGAAACCAGGTTTACAGTTTTAATACCTATTGGCAACATTGAAGATTATAATAATATTGAAGTAAACACCACTACAAAATCATTTATTAAAGATTGGGTACCATTATCAACCGAATATAAAAATGAAACTTTAAATGATGAATTAAAGGAACACCATTTATTGATTGTTGAAGACGAAGAAGATGTACAAAACTTTTTAACCAGTACACTTTCGAGAACATATTCTATTACCTTAGCAAATAACGGTTTAGAAGGCTTAGAAAAAATAAAATTAAGAGAACCAACCCTGGTAATTAGTGATGTTATGATGCCAGAAATGGATGGATTTGCTTTTTGCGAGAAAATTAAATCAAACACTGAAACATGTCATATCCCTGTATTACTGCTCACGGCATTAGGTACTAACGAAGATATCATTAAAGGTTTAGAGTTTGGAGCAGACGAATACCTAAGCAAGCCTTTCTCTATAAAAGTTTTAAAATTACGTATAAAAAAACTGATCGAAAATCATATTAGAATAAAAGAACATTTCAAAAAGAACAGTTCAATTCCGAAAAAAGGAATCGAATTATCTACTCGAGATAAAGCATTTTTAAGTGATATTATTGAAGTTATAGAGGGAAATATTTCAGACACTAATTTTGGTGTTGTAGAATTATCAGCAAAAATGAATTTAAGTACTTCTCATTTTTATAAACGACTAAAACAACTTACAGGTCAAATTCCCAATGCTTATTTACGAAACTTTAGACTACAAAGGGCCGCAGAATTATTGAATAAAAATGATGGCGCGAATATTAATGAAGTGATGTATCAAATAGGTATTAGTTCTAAGTCATATTTTTCTACCTCGTTTAAAAAACTACACGGTGTCACACCTTCTGAATACTCAAAAAAATCCTAA
- a CDS encoding glycosyl hydrolase 115 family protein, with product MKNNFSRKITFLTLFLYAFVIAMNAQTKVVNGIKITGDTPWVITDADYKRMPIQKAIKDAEKDWYKVFGYPPVIFHNNSSSNWDGPVIVFGSSKNIKNLTNVKLPKEKEHFHIFLDKIKSKNNNSAIVAAGADDRGTIYAIYTFTEKVLGINPMYVFTDHIPKKQSEIAVKADFEIKSKKPTFEYRGWFINDEELHDGMHRDPLGGNVIASEWMDKILETLLRTKGNMIIPESAQYPDANVYDLCKRRGVAVNHHHVTPVGLNMMNWPKKVPFSFITEKEILLDAWEKAIKVQADKEIVWTIGFRGESDGAFWHSDPAAPKTEEGRAKVIAEAMQAQTDIIRKYQPDATIVAALWNEQGAFYNKGLLKIPEGVTKMFADDGRGFMRDSGGKYLEKGDGLYYHVMMMMLTQNRTTEGVPPARFYKELKRYVDKGATKYAVINVSGIRPAALSVNAINDFLWDATPALSKSPEASMKDYLKGWYAKEFGEELASELTDLRLHYYNIPYMREKMPSGDRWLGARGEHLLQYLIQAALQRFGDGIAKGKTINAMIESTKGRKRMNNLAQTKEPLAETADFFPSLWKSTLKISEEIPEDKKDFYQAHFTYQVAVHMYSAKALQIVADALEAYEKNLNPQDFANAMELALVEIEKIIVEAHKAEYGKWDTMFMHVRLMDIYKTRLQLKSVIAKIRKQPYTSEYRGYRNGSFWKSAHEYMDHGDGVFPYFHKYSGRGLEVLEEK from the coding sequence ATGAAAAACAATTTTTCAAGAAAAATAACCTTTTTAACACTTTTTTTATATGCTTTTGTTATTGCGATGAATGCACAAACAAAAGTTGTAAATGGCATAAAGATCACTGGTGATACACCTTGGGTAATTACTGATGCAGATTATAAAAGAATGCCAATACAAAAGGCTATAAAAGATGCCGAAAAGGATTGGTATAAAGTTTTCGGTTACCCACCTGTAATTTTTCATAACAATTCAAGCAGTAACTGGGATGGTCCAGTTATTGTATTTGGATCTTCAAAAAATATTAAAAATTTAACAAACGTTAAGCTTCCTAAAGAGAAAGAGCATTTTCATATTTTTTTAGATAAAATAAAATCAAAAAATAATAACTCTGCCATTGTTGCTGCTGGAGCAGATGATAGAGGAACTATTTATGCTATTTATACTTTTACAGAAAAAGTTTTAGGGATAAATCCTATGTATGTTTTTACAGACCATATTCCAAAAAAGCAATCGGAAATAGCAGTAAAGGCAGACTTTGAAATCAAATCTAAAAAGCCAACATTTGAGTATAGAGGTTGGTTTATAAATGATGAAGAGTTGCATGATGGTATGCACCGCGATCCTTTAGGAGGAAATGTAATTGCATCAGAGTGGATGGATAAAATTTTGGAAACTTTGTTAAGAACCAAAGGAAATATGATTATTCCAGAGTCTGCACAATATCCAGATGCGAATGTGTACGATTTATGTAAAAGAAGAGGGGTTGCTGTAAATCATCATCATGTTACACCTGTTGGTTTAAATATGATGAACTGGCCTAAAAAAGTTCCTTTTTCGTTTATTACAGAAAAAGAAATTTTGTTAGATGCTTGGGAAAAAGCAATAAAAGTACAAGCAGATAAAGAAATTGTTTGGACTATTGGTTTTAGAGGTGAAAGTGATGGTGCTTTTTGGCATAGCGATCCTGCGGCTCCAAAAACGGAGGAAGGAAGAGCAAAAGTAATTGCCGAAGCAATGCAAGCACAAACAGATATTATTAGAAAATACCAGCCAGATGCAACCATAGTAGCTGCACTTTGGAATGAACAAGGAGCATTTTACAATAAAGGATTATTAAAAATACCTGAAGGAGTGACCAAAATGTTTGCTGATGATGGTCGTGGTTTTATGAGAGATAGTGGTGGAAAATATTTGGAGAAAGGAGATGGTTTGTACTATCATGTAATGATGATGATGTTAACACAAAACCGTACTACAGAAGGAGTTCCACCTGCACGTTTTTATAAAGAATTAAAACGTTATGTAGATAAAGGAGCTACAAAATATGCGGTAATTAATGTGAGTGGTATTCGTCCAGCAGCACTATCTGTGAATGCAATTAATGACTTTTTATGGGATGCAACACCTGCTCTTAGTAAATCTCCTGAAGCATCTATGAAAGATTATTTAAAGGGGTGGTATGCTAAAGAATTTGGAGAGGAATTAGCTTCAGAGTTAACAGATTTACGATTACACTATTACAATATTCCTTATATGCGAGAAAAAATGCCTTCAGGAGATAGATGGTTAGGAGCTCGAGGTGAGCACTTGTTACAGTATCTAATACAAGCTGCATTGCAACGTTTTGGAGATGGAATTGCCAAAGGTAAAACTATTAATGCAATGATAGAAAGTACAAAAGGTAGAAAAAGAATGAATAATCTGGCTCAGACAAAAGAACCTCTAGCCGAAACAGCAGATTTCTTTCCTAGTTTATGGAAATCAACCTTAAAAATATCAGAAGAAATCCCTGAAGATAAAAAGGATTTTTATCAAGCACATTTTACATATCAAGTAGCAGTACATATGTACTCTGCAAAAGCATTACAAATTGTGGCAGATGCATTGGAAGCTTATGAGAAAAATCTAAACCCACAAGATTTTGCAAATGCGATGGAGCTTGCTTTGGTAGAAATTGAAAAAATAATTGTGGAAGCTCACAAAGCGGAATATGGTAAATGGGATACTATGTTTATGCATGTTCGTTTAATGGATATATATAAAACACGTTTGCAATTAAAAAGTGTTATCGCAAAAATACGTAAGCAGCCATATACTTCTGAATATAGAGGGTACAGGAATGGGTCTTTTTGGAAATCTGCGCATGAATACATGGATCATGGTGATGGAGTATTTCCATACTTTCATAAGTATTCAGGTAGAGGTTTAGAAGTGCTAGAGGAAAAATAA
- a CDS encoding T9SS type A sorting domain-containing protein: MKILIVKLVFLLVVITTTKVQGQNSFFNVFDAFGITPTATQGTSSLSLTTADENWTESDWFPGQPWDEDDVFHTQLNHTSDDLDWSIRIGKGGQIYSWILEGTGELIPPQAGARGESPWVDDVVLQTWRDKINHDDSVLMDGIPYANGFVHGAGMYVRTDFDPVMDPENPFYHPLFAEEFDEGDRSYSCVNWGPVVKPSINRGDIMFYHKYRHIGDNVLEITYYGYNFGSNTYGDIAMPWAMMRLSVFANSIKSMPDGVSFEQFEGAYPTRFNIADAGGWVAKTTLLDENGMDNPSALTISTVHGLDKHYGESWQPRKSLCSIGISGVPNSTRDITIMTAFNNSTDVGPGRGFFKRIYMVLGEQDEVIQKSYDLVDKVEYGIVDISKEASEMLPLYITSVDDQNIFTNSMPTTDSEPIAYTYALPVTNSVPLFLIKDNDTGSYNLTTDPYAICGRKEFIHPDFTDRDIYQPYDGKTEWVAMLGYIIPESDDNSQVGTDNMVLLSDVICNDCFIPGEKFNSNELLIRDNSEIISSFMIQENETGFCSVDGEINDNQPGYTGDGFANTDDATGNGLNWKILGDAGSYTFTWNHACPNDRIGNLLVNGEPVLNNITLDATGNWTVWEENTSVTVDLSEGIKDIRLESVSDTGLGNIDYMKVEGPNATAVSCEFLSNSSIDFENDNTIRVYSDLVESTFTFSENVPQVEVYSMSGQLVKSFPRNETNFDLLELSSGVYVLKVVSENGLTETFKIIKK; this comes from the coding sequence ATGAAAATATTGATAGTTAAACTTGTGTTTTTGTTAGTTGTCATTACCACTACTAAAGTACAAGGGCAAAATTCTTTTTTTAATGTTTTTGATGCTTTTGGCATCACACCAACGGCAACGCAAGGAACAAGTAGTTTATCATTAACTACTGCAGATGAAAACTGGACAGAGTCAGATTGGTTTCCAGGTCAACCTTGGGATGAAGATGATGTTTTTCATACGCAATTGAATCATACATCAGATGATCTTGATTGGTCTATTAGAATAGGTAAAGGAGGACAAATATATTCTTGGATTTTAGAAGGTACAGGGGAGTTAATTCCACCGCAAGCAGGTGCTAGAGGTGAGAGTCCTTGGGTAGATGATGTGGTCCTTCAAACATGGAGAGATAAAATAAATCATGATGATAGTGTATTGATGGATGGTATTCCTTACGCAAATGGATTTGTTCATGGGGCTGGTATGTATGTTCGTACAGATTTTGATCCTGTTATGGATCCAGAAAACCCTTTTTATCATCCGTTATTTGCAGAAGAGTTTGATGAAGGTGATCGAAGTTATAGTTGTGTTAACTGGGGACCAGTAGTAAAACCAAGTATAAATAGAGGAGACATAATGTTCTATCACAAATATCGTCATATAGGCGATAATGTGTTAGAGATTACCTATTACGGATATAATTTCGGATCTAATACTTATGGAGACATTGCTATGCCTTGGGCTATGATGCGTCTCTCAGTATTTGCAAACTCTATAAAATCTATGCCTGACGGGGTTAGTTTTGAGCAGTTTGAAGGTGCTTATCCGACTCGATTTAATATCGCCGATGCAGGAGGTTGGGTAGCCAAAACAACGCTATTAGATGAAAATGGAATGGATAATCCTTCAGCGTTAACCATAAGTACTGTTCATGGTTTGGATAAGCATTATGGAGAAAGTTGGCAACCTAGAAAATCACTATGTAGTATTGGTATCTCTGGGGTTCCTAATTCCACAAGGGATATTACTATTATGACAGCTTTTAATAATAGTACAGATGTTGGGCCTGGTAGAGGTTTTTTTAAACGTATTTATATGGTTTTGGGTGAACAAGATGAAGTTATTCAAAAATCGTATGATTTAGTTGATAAGGTAGAATATGGTATTGTAGACATTAGTAAGGAAGCATCTGAAATGTTGCCGCTTTACATTACTAGTGTAGATGATCAAAATATTTTCACGAATTCTATGCCAACGACAGATTCTGAACCGATAGCATACACTTATGCACTTCCTGTTACAAACTCGGTGCCTTTATTTTTGATAAAAGACAATGATACTGGTAGTTATAATTTGACTACAGATCCCTATGCTATTTGTGGAAGAAAAGAGTTTATACATCCGGATTTTACAGATAGAGATATCTATCAGCCTTATGACGGAAAAACAGAATGGGTGGCTATGTTAGGTTATATTATCCCCGAGAGTGACGATAATTCACAAGTTGGTACAGACAATATGGTACTGCTTTCAGATGTAATTTGTAACGATTGCTTTATTCCAGGAGAAAAATTCAATTCTAATGAATTATTAATAAGAGATAATAGTGAAATTATAAGCTCTTTTATGATACAAGAAAACGAGACTGGTTTTTGTTCCGTTGATGGGGAGATTAATGATAATCAACCAGGTTACACAGGAGATGGTTTTGCCAATACTGATGATGCTACAGGTAATGGATTGAATTGGAAAATATTGGGAGATGCCGGTTCATATACCTTTACATGGAATCATGCCTGTCCAAATGATAGGATAGGAAATTTATTGGTAAATGGAGAGCCTGTTTTAAATAACATTACGCTTGACGCTACGGGGAATTGGACAGTTTGGGAAGAAAATACTTCTGTTACTGTTGATTTGTCAGAAGGAATTAAAGATATAAGATTAGAGTCTGTAAGTGATACTGGTTTAGGTAATATTGACTATATGAAGGTTGAAGGCCCTAACGCTACCGCTGTTTCATGTGAGTTTCTTAGTAATAGTAGTATAGATTTCGAGAATGATAACACTATTCGAGTATATTCAGATCTAGTAGAATCAACATTTACATTTTCAGAAAATGTACCTCAAGTAGAGGTGTATAGTATGAGTGGACAGTTGGTTAAGAGCTTTCCGAGGAATGAGACTAACTTTGATCTTTTAGAGCTATCGTCTGGAGTTTATGTTTTAAAAGTTGTTTCTGAAAATGGACTAACAGAAACGTTTAAAATCATTAAAAAATAA